One Lampris incognitus isolate fLamInc1 chromosome 18, fLamInc1.hap2, whole genome shotgun sequence genomic region harbors:
- the clxn gene encoding calaxin, with amino-acid sequence MSAMNRKLIQNLAETISKQVKRGNKTEAECLIRMFNRLLEEHIVPGRAVNGLDRGLFRYILHNTFGMTDDMMMDGVFRAFDKDNDGLITVKEWIEGLSIFLRGTLDEKIKYCFSVYDLNGDGYISREEMFHMLKKSLIRQPTEEDPDEGTKDLVELTLKKMDHDHDSRLSYADFEMAVKEENLLLEAFGHCLPDAKNILMFEQQAFQDPLQR; translated from the exons ATGTCTGCTATGAATAGAAAGTTGATACAAAACCTCGCAGAAACGATATCTAAACAAGTGAAGCGCGGTAA TAAAACGGAGGCGGAGTGCCTCATCCGGATGTTTAACAGGCTGCTGGAAGAGCACATTGTGCCTGGCAGAGCCGTCAACGGTCTAGACCGGGGGCTGTTCAGATACATACTGCACAACACCTTCGGAATGACTGATGATATGATGATGGATGGAG TCTTTCGTGCATTTGATAAGGACAATGACGGTCTCATCACCGTGAAAGAGTGGATTGAAGGGCTATCCATCTTCCTACGGGGGACCTTGGATGAAAAAATCAAAT ACTGCTTTAGTGTTTATGACTTAAATGGTGATGGCTACATCTCCAGGGAGGAGATGTTTCACATGTTGAAGAAAAGTCTCATCAGACAGCCCACAGAGGAGGATCCTGATGAAGGAACAAAAGACCTGGTGGAGCTCACACTCAAAAAGATG GACCATGACCATGACAGCAGGCTGTCTTATGCAGACTTTGAAATGGCAGTGAAAGAGGAGAACTTATTGCTCGAAGCTTTCGGACACTGTCTCCCTGATGCCAAG AATATACTGATGTTTGAGCAGCAAGCATTTCAAGACCCCCTTCAGCGATGA
- the rbm48 gene encoding RNA-binding protein 48, producing the protein MATPVNNSDCWKTPEVYKHHEQRKICISRPKYREGRKAKAVKVYTINLESRYVMVQGVPAIGVMTELIQLCALYGVVEEYRPLDEYPTEEFTEVYLIKFQKLPSARAAKRHMDEKSFYGGVLHVCYVPEYETVEDIRLKLQDRRRYVNRTAQNIAREKLLKEGVKKDVGSSGTAPTKDMTTAADDKDPRNNITRGCSSTSHYLGFPLLPLPPQDNYYGYKSESPTEDKMGTLPDANIEPTQQPTQSLSPCEASSSRDRGTAKTVDSNQASTVRFVPRTTQLENRKRKMEEVKDNSLFDFIAKDKPLIGPKLPEPPKLDMEDESLNTTVNLIRNTMTKVTSVPDIKPAEKKIKPRRRI; encoded by the exons CGACCGAAGTATCGAGAAGGAAGGAAAGCTAAAGCCGTTAAG GTGTACACCATCAATTTGGAATCCCGTTACGTTATGGTGCAAGGGGTCCCAGCTATTGGAGTGATGACTGAGCTGATCCAGCTCTGTGCCTTGTATGGGGTCGTTGAGGAGTATAGGCCACTGGATGAGTATCCTACTGAAGAGTTCACAGAGGTCTACCTCATCAAGTTCCAGAAGCTCCCCAGTGCAAG AGCAGCAAAACGTCATATGGATGAGAAGAGTTTCTATGGAGGGGTACTGCATGTATGCTATGTTCCTGAATATGAGACTGTGGAAGATATTAGGTTAAAGCTTCAAGACCGGAGGCGGTATGTGAACAGGACTGCTCAAAATATAG CAAGAGAAAAGTTGCTGAAGGAAGGTGTGAAAAAGGATGTTGGGTCATCTGGCACAGCCCCCACAAAAGACATGACCACTGCAGCAGATGATAAAGACCCTAGGAATAATATCACAAGAGGGTGCTCAAGTACCAGTCATTATTTAGGCTTTCCCTTACTGCCACTGCCTCCTCAAGACAATTACTATGGATATAAGTCTGAAAGTCCAACAGAGGACAAAATGGGGACTTTGCCTGATGCTAACATAGAGCCAACACAGCAGCCAACACAGAGTTTAAGCCCCTGTGAAGCCTCCTCCAGCAGAGACAGAGGCACAGCAAAAACTGTGGATTCAAATCAAGCTTCCACAGTCAGATTTGTACCACGGACCACACAATTAGAGAACAGGAAACGGAAAATGGAGGAAGTCAAGGACAACtctttgtttgattttattgCAAAAGACAAGCCACTGATTGGCCCAAAACTACCAGAGCCACCTAAATTGGATATGGAGGATGAATCGCTAAACACAACAGTAAACCTGATCAGGAACACCATGACAAAG GTGACATCAGTTCCTGACATCAAACCAGCAGAGAAGAAGATAAAACCTCGTCGTCGGATTTGA